CAATTGAGAAGAAGATAGAAGAGGACGACGATTCATCGATGCAAGCTGACACATCTCTTTATAACGAAGATGGATCCTTAGAGGTATGGTTTACACTATGTCATGTTCTTTTAGTTGTTTGCTTGCTAAGCATCGGAGTTCTGATATAAGAAAGACTTTGCTTCTGCAGGTTGAGTTCTCTTCTCTGCTGGATGTCCGCAGCGTCAAAACTAGCAGCTCAGACGTGGTGGAAGTCGCCACCAAGCCTGACCAAGCAGCTACGAATCTAAAGCTGAGCACAAACAGCAACGGTTTGCAAACCACTGTGAAAGGTACTTGTCCAACAATCTTGACTCAGTCTAGTAGTATACTGACATGGAAACTTATCATACATTATCTTTGAACTTATGTTAAATATCAGAGAATGGAAAAGGGAACCCTTGGGAAGAGCTAAGTGAAGCTGTAAGTGCGAAAAAGGCAAAACTGTCTGAAGCCAACAATGGGTGGAACAAGAAAGGGAAGAGTTCAAGTGGAGGCTCGTGGAGGCGAGGTGGCGGaattggtcctctcatgaactATCTAAGATCTCAGAAAGAAATATGAGCAATTAGATCATCACATCCTGATgtttatcatcttcttcttttcgaTCATTTTGGATTTGCAAAACTCAAGTCAAAAGAAGAGAACCCATTTTGTTTTGATGCTGTGTATGCATAGCTGAGTTTTTGTTAGGGAAAAGGACCTTTGATGTCTCTGTATTCATTCTAATGGTTAAATACCAAACAGAGGCTCGTTGATGCATTCAGTCGAACAAGGTGTGGGCGATATTGTCCTCGAGTTCTGTCTAGTGTCTACTCTAATTAATCCATTGAAGCGAGGTCGTTTTACTTGGTcgacattacaaaaaaaaaacaaattaaaatcacATAAACAACGACCGACGAGACACGATACATActtaagaaatttaaaaaaaaaaaaaaaaagacaagacaCGAAATTTAATTGGACACGAAATTATCACCAAACCGGTCTTctactcttctttctttttgttctcTCTCTCCCACAAAGATTTCCAAAGCTCAGTCACTCAGAGAATCGAATCTTTGTGTGGCCTAAGAAGAAGAGGGCGATTCATTTGAAGCTCTAAGATGGTGTTGAGGACACAGAGATGGAATCGTCTTACTACTTTGAGATTGGTTCATCTCCGTTCAACTGAGACAGGTACTCTGAGAAATGCTGCTTTCTTCCAAAGCCCATACGAATTCTTCTTCTGCGTACAAGGCTTCTCTGGTCTCACCAGCGATAGAAAGATGTCTTCTTACAAAGAGAGATTGAGAAGTGGACTCGTCGATATCAAGAAGGATGATGTTGTGGCTCTGTTTCAGTCCATGCTTCGGTCTCGTCCTCTTCCTACGGTCATTGATTTCAACAGATTGTTTGGTTTACTTGCCAGAACTAAACAGTACGATCTCGTGTTAGCTCTCTGCAAGCAAATGGAACTGAAAGGGATTGCGTATGACCTCTACACTCTCAACATTATGATCAATTGCTTCTGCAGGCGTCGGAAACTCGGTTTTGCTTTTTCCGCTATGGGGGAGATCTTCAAACTTGGGTATGAGCCTAACACAGTCACATTTAACACCCTCCTCAATGGCTTATGTCTCGAGGGCAGAGTCTTTGAAGCTGTGGAGTTAGTTGATTGTATGGTCCTAAGCCAACATGTACCAGATCTTATCACCCTCAACACTATTGTCAATGGGCTTTGTCTCAAAGATAGAGTGTCTGAAGCAGTGGATTTAATAGCTCGAATGATGGATAAAGGATGTCAAGCCGATCAGTTTACCTATGGTCCAATCTTGAACAGAATGTGTAAGTCTGGGAACACTGCCTCGGCCTTGGATCTGCTCAGGAAGATGGAACATAGAAAGATCAAGCCACACGTAGTCACATACAATATCATCATTGACAATCTTTGCAAAGATGGGAGACTCGACGATGCACTCAGCTTTTTCAGTGAAATGGAAACCAAAGGGATCAAAGCAGATGTCATTACCTACAACTCTCTCATAGGAAGCTTCTGTAGTTTTGGCAGATGGGATGATGGTGCACAGTTGCTGAGGGATATGATTACAAGGAAAATCACCCCCAACGTTGTCACTTTCAGTGCTTTGATTGATAGTCTTGTTAAAGAGGGAAAGCTTACTGAGGCTAAAGACTTGTACAATGAGATGATCACAAGAGGCATAGATCCTAATACCATTACATATAGTACTTTGATATATGGGTTGTGCATGGAGAACCGCTTAGATGAAGCCAACCAGATGATGGACCTCATGGTTAGCAAGGGATGCGATCCTGATATCGTGACGTTTAATGTCCTTATAAACGGATTTTGTAAGGCTAAACAGGTTGATGTTGGTATGAGACTATTCCGAAAGATGTCTCTGAGAGGAGTGATTGCAGATACAGTGACTTATAGCACTCTCATCCAAGGGTTTTGTCAATCAAGAGAACTTATTGTCGCCAAAGAAGTCTTCCAAGAGATGGTCTCTCAAGGTGTTCATCCTGGTATTATGACTTATGGTATTTTGCTGGATGGGTTGTGTGACAATGGCGAACTAGAAGAGGCTTTGGGAATACTTGATCAAATGCACAAGTGTAAGATGGAACTTGATATTGGTATATATAGTATCATCATTCACGGGTTGTGCAATGCAAGTAAGATCGATGATGCTTGGGATCTATTCTGTAGCCTCTCTCTCAAAGGAGTGAAGCGTGATATTCAGTCATACAACATAATGTTGTCAGGATTATGTAAAAGGAGCTCATTGTCTGAAGCGGATGCATTGTTTAGAAAAATGAAGGAAGATGGGTATGAGCCAGATGGTTGTACGTACAATACACTTATCAGAGCACATCTTCGAGGTAGTGACATAACAACTTCAGTTCAACTCATTGAAGAAATGAAGAGGTGTGGGTTCTCTTCAGATGCTTCCACCGTAAAGATTGTTATGGATATGCTATCAAGTGGTGAATTGGACAAAAGCTTTCTAAATATGCTTTCTGGTCCTTTTGGAGACAAATCATCATTGTTGGATTGAAATAAATCTTCTTGGAAGACGCTGGTGAGCCTTGTCGGAAGGGAGATGTGCACTTGCTAATTAATATGTCTTCTTAGAATGTTTGGATCTTATCCGCAAGAGACAAAGTCCCGGTTAATGGTTTCTGAGGTACTTGGgcttaatagtataaaattaagtttgttTGCTTACATCTAAATAGATCTTGATGTCTTTTCCGTTTTATAttgctttctttctttctgttttgTCATTGGTTCATTTTCAGTGTACAATGTTTGTCATCTTCGTTTGAGCATATGTGTATTGACAAATGCTCAAGCTTGATAAGCAGTAACACTTTTGGCACTTATTCCGTCTTAAAGTTTCAGGTGATGAGAGATCTGCAATGTGTTACTATGATCTGTTCAGACATCAATTACAACTAGTTTGGTTGTGCATGTCTTCATGGTTGGACCTTGGGAATTAATTACTAGTTGTGAAAGTCTAAGAGAAGTTAATTGTGAACAGTTAGTTTATCTTCTCGTGTGATTGAATCTTGTTTTCTTCTCTCTAATAGATTTATCAAAATGTATAGAATCATTGCTGATTGTGATCGTCCAACAGGAGGCTGGGAAGGAAAAAGGGACGGTGGTTACAGCGTGTGGTGAAGAAGAGGGAGAAACAACTTGGTTTgccttttttcttttgaactgTGAGTTT
The nucleotide sequence above comes from Brassica napus cultivar Da-Ae chromosome A9, Da-Ae, whole genome shotgun sequence. Encoded proteins:
- the LOC106401178 gene encoding pentatricopeptide repeat-containing protein At1g12620, encoding MVLRTQRWNRLTTLRLVHLRSTETGTLRNAAFFQSPYEFFFCVQGFSGLTSDRKMSSYKERLRSGLVDIKKDDVVALFQSMLRSRPLPTVIDFNRLFGLLARTKQYDLVLALCKQMELKGIAYDLYTLNIMINCFCRRRKLGFAFSAMGEIFKLGYEPNTVTFNTLLNGLCLEGRVFEAVELVDCMVLSQHVPDLITLNTIVNGLCLKDRVSEAVDLIARMMDKGCQADQFTYGPILNRMCKSGNTASALDLLRKMEHRKIKPHVVTYNIIIDNLCKDGRLDDALSFFSEMETKGIKADVITYNSLIGSFCSFGRWDDGAQLLRDMITRKITPNVVTFSALIDSLVKEGKLTEAKDLYNEMITRGIDPNTITYSTLIYGLCMENRLDEANQMMDLMVSKGCDPDIVTFNVLINGFCKAKQVDVGMRLFRKMSLRGVIADTVTYSTLIQGFCQSRELIVAKEVFQEMVSQGVHPGIMTYGILLDGLCDNGELEEALGILDQMHKCKMELDIGIYSIIIHGLCNASKIDDAWDLFCSLSLKGVKRDIQSYNIMLSGLCKRSSLSEADALFRKMKEDGYEPDGCTYNTLIRAHLRGSDITTSVQLIEEMKRCGFSSDASTVKIVMDMLSSGELDKSFLNMLSGPFGDKSSLLD